A part of Aegilops tauschii subsp. strangulata cultivar AL8/78 chromosome 2, Aet v6.0, whole genome shotgun sequence genomic DNA contains:
- the LOC141040827 gene encoding uncharacterized protein translates to MSMLRRKLGGMPVKLVSIDVEYTHYVKPQRAAVLQLCVERECLVYHISAAKDRFTSYAEQVLAATHYNRFRPMELDKFLMNGEYTFVGFSIEGDKSKLKLSGLEINSDNYIDIQVEWRDPYNKKKFDSLADVAGRMIDIHYHDMKKKN, encoded by the exons ATGTCCATGCTCAGGAGGAAGCTCGGCGGAATGCCTGTCAAACTAGTCAGCATTGATGTCGAGTACACGCACTACGTGAAGCCACAGCGGGCAGCAGTGCTCCAGCTATGCGTAGAAAGAGAATGCCTTGTCTACCACATCTCTGCAGCTAAAGACAG ATTTACTAGTTATGCTGAACAAGTATTAGCAGCTACTCACTACAACAGATTCAG GCCAATGgaactagacaaattcctcatgaATGGTGAGTACACCTTCGTCGGATTCTCCATTGAAGGAGACAAAAGCAAGCTGAAGCTATCTGGATTGGAGATCAACTCCGACAACTACATTGATATTCAGGTGGAATGGAGAGACCCATACAATAAAAAGAAGTTTGACTCTTTGGCTGATGTTGCCGGCAGGATGATAGACATTCACTACCATgacatgaagaaaaaaaattaa